One genomic window of Deltaproteobacteria bacterium CG11_big_fil_rev_8_21_14_0_20_49_13 includes the following:
- a CDS encoding aspartate kinase, translating into IKKVAEHAVATQKAGNKVIVVVSAMSGETDRLLKLGSSASSLTGDGGIERELDALVATGEMTTAALTAIAIKTLGVAALSLNGFQVPVVTDSEYQRSRMKYIDTARIERELKDGKIVVVAGFQGVDKEGNITTIGRGGSDTSAVAMASALKADWCEIYSDVDGLFSADPNLCKGARKIDNASYEELLETAGAGAKVVHMHAVELAARQGINLHLKRSPSIDGRAEDQGTKVTREEINMADVLVSTVAHTSNEAKISVRAVPNMTGLTARLFEPLAKFNINVDMIVENVSSNGTSDVSFTIAKQDLKKTMQLTENVAKEIGAGKVEMMGDVAKISIIGVGMRSHAGVAAKMFRTLAKEGIDIQMISTSEIKVSVVVDSKYVEKAVNALHSIFISSPL; encoded by the coding sequence CTGGGCAGTTCAGCCTCTTCCTTGACGGGAGATGGTGGCATTGAAAGAGAACTAGACGCGCTGGTTGCCACCGGAGAGATGACCACGGCGGCCCTGACCGCTATCGCCATCAAAACGCTTGGAGTTGCCGCTTTGTCGCTTAACGGTTTTCAGGTCCCCGTTGTCACCGATTCGGAGTATCAGCGCTCAAGAATGAAATATATCGATACCGCCCGCATTGAACGCGAGCTTAAAGATGGAAAAATAGTGGTCGTCGCCGGATTTCAGGGGGTGGATAAAGAGGGTAATATAACCACCATCGGTCGCGGTGGTTCCGACACTTCGGCTGTGGCAATGGCATCCGCCTTAAAGGCCGACTGGTGTGAGATATATTCTGACGTAGACGGGCTTTTTAGCGCCGACCCCAATCTTTGCAAGGGTGCAAGGAAGATCGATAATGCTTCGTATGAAGAGCTCCTTGAAACGGCCGGGGCCGGGGCAAAGGTCGTTCACATGCACGCGGTGGAGCTTGCGGCAAGGCAGGGGATCAACCTTCATTTGAAGAGGTCGCCCTCTATTGATGGCAGGGCCGAAGATCAGGGGACCAAGGTCACGCGCGAAGAGATAAACATGGCGGACGTGCTTGTCTCTACCGTTGCGCATACGTCGAACGAGGCGAAGATTTCGGTAAGGGCGGTGCCGAACATGACAGGTCTTACCGCGCGCCTCTTTGAGCCGCTCGCCAAGTTCAATATAAACGTCGATATGATAGTAGAGAACGTATCATCGAACGGCACGTCCGACGTATCATTTACCATAGCCAAGCAGGACCTGAAAAAAACCATGCAGCTGACCGAGAACGTTGCCAAGGAGATAGGTGCGGGGAAGGTCGAGATGATGGGCGATGTGGCGAAGATATCGATAATAGGCGTCGGCATGAGGTCACACGCGGGCGTTGCCGCCAAGATGTTTCGAACCCTCGCAAAAGAGGGAATAGACATCCAGATGATATCCACTTCTGAAATAAAGGTCTCGGTAGTTGTGGATAGTAAATATGTCGAAAAGGCGGTCAATGCGCTTCATTCAATTTTCATTTCCTCCCCTTTGTAG